A single genomic interval of Psychroserpens sp. NJDZ02 harbors:
- a CDS encoding DUF2975 domain-containing protein encodes MKKIKILHWFVIALIAIYFVIFLSNIFLSVYTPDFMNFSDEFYSQFIFGYYTQFVGLAISVVTFIALFFLKKGLLITIKNGFFNKNSSIKFKVTGQLLIISGTLSLLWSLVLLVYSEGKSLFIGIEASILLMLIGFSLLVLTSYIQNGSLLQQENDLTI; translated from the coding sequence ATGAAAAAAATAAAAATTTTACATTGGTTTGTAATAGCATTGATAGCAATATATTTTGTTATTTTTTTATCCAATATTTTTCTATCCGTATATACTCCTGATTTCATGAATTTTTCAGACGAATTTTATAGTCAATTTATTTTTGGTTACTATACTCAGTTTGTAGGTTTGGCAATTTCAGTTGTAACTTTTATTGCTTTATTTTTTCTAAAAAAGGGATTACTGATAACAATTAAGAATGGTTTTTTTAATAAGAATAGTTCAATTAAATTTAAAGTCACAGGGCAACTTTTAATAATTTCTGGAACTTTAAGTTTGCTTTGGAGTTTAGTATTGTTAGTGTATTCTGAAGGGAAATCTCTATTTATAGGAATAGAGGCAAGTATTTTATTAATGTTAATTGGTTTTAGTTTATTAGTACTTACAAGTTACATTCAGAACGGTAGTCTATTACAACAAGAAAACGACCTAACAATATAG
- a CDS encoding PLP-dependent aminotransferase family protein, which produces MSSPVDDILESLISFEKSTTTSIYIQISQQIINAIQRGYLAEGTALPGTRKFSTLFDINRNTAVAVYDELASQGWVDIIANKGTFVLMPEKKTAAIKGVVQGLDKLKAYPETAGFPFQSSFNLASTEEFSVSKYVINDGQPDLRLHPTHQFSKWYSASMKRGSLISKWNQTQEQSYRTFSKQLCNYLNATRGFHIKPNKIISTRSTEMSLYIVSQLLIKNNDVVLVGHLSHYKSNMIFQQAGANIITIPVDDHGIDVDFIEKNFTKQSIRCVYVCAHRQYPTAVTLTAERRLKLLQLAKAYQFAIIEDDFDYDFQFDGSAMLPMASSDGEGVVIYLGRLGQSFFPSFQIGFVVAPENIINEAKNYLQILDKQGDLIQKQILTELISEGEIHRLIKKNITIYKQRRDYLCASLTIHFKDDATWQLPVGGLAVWLCFKIPVSLIKLAEKAKANDLFLPKTVLYQNKDICAIRLGFGHLNEDEIDNVIKILKTAFEDVKSLL; this is translated from the coding sequence ATGAGTAGTCCGGTTGATGACATATTAGAATCTTTAATTAGTTTTGAGAAATCGACTACCACGTCAATTTATATTCAGATCTCACAACAGATCATTAATGCTATTCAACGTGGTTATTTAGCGGAAGGAACTGCGTTGCCAGGAACCCGAAAATTTAGTACATTATTTGATATAAATAGAAATACTGCAGTTGCTGTTTATGATGAGTTAGCATCTCAAGGTTGGGTTGATATCATTGCTAACAAAGGTACGTTCGTGTTAATGCCTGAAAAGAAAACAGCAGCTATAAAAGGTGTCGTTCAGGGTTTGGATAAATTAAAAGCATATCCTGAAACAGCAGGTTTCCCATTTCAATCTTCTTTTAATTTAGCATCTACTGAAGAGTTTTCTGTAAGTAAGTATGTTATTAACGATGGACAGCCGGATTTAAGATTGCATCCAACACACCAATTTTCAAAATGGTACAGTGCATCAATGAAACGTGGTTCTTTAATTTCAAAATGGAATCAAACCCAGGAGCAATCTTATAGAACCTTTAGTAAACAGTTGTGTAACTACCTAAATGCAACAAGAGGATTTCATATAAAGCCAAATAAGATTATCAGTACGCGCAGTACAGAGATGAGTTTGTATATTGTGTCGCAACTTTTAATTAAAAACAACGATGTGGTGCTTGTAGGGCATTTAAGTCATTACAAATCTAATATGATTTTCCAACAAGCGGGGGCCAATATAATTACTATTCCTGTTGATGACCATGGGATTGATGTCGATTTTATTGAAAAGAATTTTACAAAACAGAGTATCAGATGCGTGTATGTTTGTGCACATAGACAATATCCAACAGCGGTAACACTAACTGCAGAGCGCCGATTAAAATTATTGCAATTAGCAAAAGCATATCAATTTGCGATTATAGAAGATGATTTTGATTACGATTTCCAGTTTGATGGTTCTGCAATGCTGCCTATGGCTAGCTCGGATGGAGAAGGGGTTGTTATTTATTTGGGGCGATTGGGACAATCATTTTTTCCTAGTTTTCAAATAGGATTTGTGGTGGCACCAGAAAATATAATAAACGAAGCTAAAAACTACTTGCAAATTTTAGATAAACAGGGAGATTTAATTCAGAAACAAATACTTACAGAGCTTATTTCTGAAGGCGAAATACATCGGTTAATCAAAAAAAATATAACGATCTATAAACAAAGACGTGATTATTTATGCGCGAGTTTAACTATTCATTTTAAAGATGATGCTACTTGGCAATTGCCAGTAGGAGGTTTAGCTGTTTGGTTGTGTTTTAAAATACCCGTATCGCTTATTAAGTTAGCAGAAAAAGCAAAGGCAAACGATTTATTTTTACCTAAAACAGTGTTGTATCAAAATAAAGACATTTGTGCGATACGATTAGGTTTTGGCCATTTAAACGAAGATGAAATTGATAATGTAATTAAAATTTTAAAGACTGCTTTTGAGGATGTTAAAAGTCTTCTTTAG
- a CDS encoding lamin tail domain-containing protein has translation MKQTPMLFALLLFSCITYAQTVIYNESFINDNNKGATYNAVTGVTDINMSSVNWSIDVSGTNFDSSEDKFSIESGSTYLEARDTNGPAIWYSPIINITDYTDVTFQLEAVDNRPTFDDLEPSDTFTTTYSINGGPWAIAGNNGALNDDIDAITTVSHNLFLAGSTIQLKVTMDNNGNDERYRLDNILINGVATTTPTVTINPNTTVISGLSCVEGNVDLLPETFTVQGSSIANDIVITTSGSFEIALNKNGPYYNTITLSPILNTVELTTIYTKLSYGLAVNTYNENINVTCDTIALVVNAQGEITPYTQPADCTTLLISEYHEAATSTPNEKYIELYNTSSVPIRLANYQLARFANGRVNYKPQIRTLPEDDIIPPHSTYIIALNNSELCLNGTADYCTSAVVLESDGNDITTLQNTDGVNIDIIGVLNVNNNFVQNTNLVRHSNVQAPTTNYIASDWTSNTSNHLTFLGYHINDCACSESTVTWDGTVWSNGIGPNINTPAIINGPYITSAATSFSACRLTINAEVIITPNAFIEVEHNIINTARLTIQESGALIQNNETTKFINNSVETFPIEVIKRTAPFVAWYEYTYWGSPLVDALIENLVPNTSNDRKFTFNGGSFNDMEAEDLGNNNIVTVGQDDIDDEGDDWQLYPSGIMTPGVGYATTMSPIELTAPNSASTGINLSFLGSALNSGKISVPIVRNDSSTLDNNWQFIGNPYPSAIDANAFFTQNATTLNTVTPGVLDGALYFWSQATPPSATTIGNQQINFSSNDYAIINFSANVAGERYVPNNFIPSGQGFFVNFSDSYAGTTSHVTFNNSMRVIGNNDQFFRTNNTSLDNKLWLNLTSDNGVFSQIAIAYIAGASNMDDGPSYDARRYYSGGSAILVSFADDSNIPLAIQGKQNEALNSDEVIVLGLKTGLTSPTIYTISLDHFQGDFLSDHAIYLKDNLENTSQDLTTSDYSFTSQSGAFNNRFEIVFNTSSLATNSYNINQTDVSIIELANNQVQFTVPNNVTIKTIKIVDILGKIIYTFKSHNSTEIVNLANLSQALYIAQVELSNGQIISKKAIKK, from the coding sequence ATGAAACAAACACCAATGTTATTTGCCTTACTACTCTTTAGTTGTATTACGTATGCTCAAACCGTTATTTATAACGAAAGTTTTATAAACGACAATAATAAAGGGGCAACTTATAATGCCGTAACGGGAGTCACTGATATTAATATGTCTAGTGTAAATTGGTCTATTGACGTTTCTGGGACTAATTTTGATAGTAGTGAGGATAAATTTAGTATTGAAAGTGGTTCCACATATCTAGAAGCACGCGACACCAATGGACCAGCAATCTGGTATTCTCCAATTATAAATATTACAGATTATACTGATGTTACTTTTCAATTGGAAGCAGTTGATAATAGACCAACGTTTGACGATTTAGAGCCTAGCGATACATTTACTACAACATATAGTATTAATGGAGGCCCATGGGCAATAGCAGGTAATAACGGTGCGCTAAACGATGATATTGATGCCATCACAACGGTATCACACAATCTCTTTTTAGCAGGAAGTACAATACAGCTAAAAGTGACGATGGATAATAATGGTAATGATGAACGCTATAGATTAGATAACATACTAATTAACGGTGTAGCTACCACAACTCCCACAGTAACTATTAATCCAAACACAACTGTAATATCGGGATTAAGTTGTGTAGAAGGCAATGTCGATTTATTACCAGAAACATTTACTGTGCAAGGTTCGTCAATTGCAAATGACATTGTTATTACTACTTCTGGAAGTTTTGAGATAGCATTAAACAAAAATGGACCGTATTATAATACTATAACTCTATCTCCAATTTTAAACACTGTAGAGCTAACCACAATATATACGAAACTAAGTTATGGGTTAGCAGTCAATACGTATAATGAAAATATCAATGTAACGTGTGACACTATCGCTTTAGTCGTTAACGCTCAAGGCGAAATAACACCTTACACACAACCTGCAGATTGTACCACATTACTCATTTCAGAATATCACGAAGCTGCAACCAGTACCCCAAACGAAAAATACATAGAGCTCTATAATACATCAAGCGTCCCAATACGTCTTGCGAATTACCAATTGGCTAGATTTGCCAACGGAAGGGTAAATTACAAACCACAAATTAGAACGTTACCAGAAGACGATATCATACCACCCCATTCCACGTATATTATAGCCCTAAATAATTCGGAATTGTGCTTAAACGGAACTGCAGATTACTGTACGAGTGCTGTTGTTTTAGAGTCTGATGGTAATGACATTACTACTTTACAAAACACTGACGGTGTCAATATAGACATAATAGGTGTCCTGAATGTCAATAATAATTTTGTCCAGAACACTAATCTTGTTAGACACAGTAACGTGCAAGCGCCTACAACAAATTACATCGCTTCTGATTGGACTAGTAATACATCAAACCATCTTACTTTTTTAGGCTACCACATAAACGATTGTGCTTGTTCTGAATCAACTGTAACTTGGGATGGCACTGTATGGTCTAATGGTATAGGCCCAAACATAAATACCCCTGCCATAATTAACGGACCATATATTACTAGTGCTGCGACTAGCTTTTCAGCCTGTCGTCTAACAATAAATGCAGAAGTGATTATTACTCCAAATGCTTTTATAGAAGTAGAACATAATATTATAAATACCGCAAGGCTTACTATACAAGAATCAGGAGCCCTAATACAGAATAACGAAACTACAAAATTTATAAATAATTCCGTAGAAACATTTCCAATAGAGGTCATAAAACGGACGGCACCTTTTGTTGCTTGGTATGAATATACGTATTGGGGATCTCCATTAGTAGATGCTCTAATAGAAAACTTAGTTCCAAACACAAGCAACGACAGAAAGTTTACTTTTAATGGTGGTTCTTTTAATGATATGGAAGCAGAAGACTTAGGTAACAACAATATCGTTACCGTTGGACAAGATGATATTGATGATGAAGGAGATGATTGGCAACTTTATCCCTCCGGAATAATGACTCCTGGCGTTGGATATGCAACAACGATGTCACCAATAGAACTGACTGCACCAAACAGTGCAAGTACGGGCATAAATTTATCCTTTTTGGGCTCAGCTCTAAACTCAGGAAAAATTAGTGTTCCTATAGTTAGAAACGACAGCTCTACACTAGATAATAATTGGCAATTTATTGGAAACCCCTATCCTAGCGCTATTGACGCAAATGCCTTCTTCACTCAAAACGCAACAACACTAAATACAGTTACTCCAGGAGTTTTAGATGGCGCGCTCTATTTTTGGTCCCAAGCGACACCGCCTTCTGCCACGACTATTGGTAATCAGCAAATAAATTTTAGTAGTAATGATTACGCAATAATTAATTTTAGTGCCAATGTTGCAGGCGAACGCTATGTACCAAATAATTTTATTCCTTCAGGTCAAGGTTTTTTTGTCAATTTCTCTGATAGCTATGCAGGTACAACTAGTCACGTGACTTTTAATAATAGTATGCGCGTTATTGGTAATAATGATCAATTCTTTCGTACTAACAATACAAGTCTTGATAATAAATTATGGTTAAATTTAACCAGTGACAATGGTGTTTTTAGCCAAATTGCAATCGCCTATATTGCTGGCGCAAGTAATATGGATGACGGTCCATCCTACGATGCAAGACGCTATTACAGTGGAGGTTCTGCCATATTAGTATCATTTGCAGATGATAGCAACATTCCTTTAGCTATTCAAGGAAAACAGAATGAAGCATTAAACAGCGACGAAGTCATTGTATTAGGATTAAAAACGGGACTAACATCGCCTACTATTTATACGATATCGCTAGATCATTTTCAGGGTGATTTTTTATCAGACCACGCTATTTACTTAAAAGATAACTTAGAGAATACTTCTCAGGACTTAACAACATCAGACTATAGTTTTACTTCTCAATCAGGAGCATTTAATAACCGTTTTGAAATTGTGTTTAATACAAGCAGCCTCGCGACAAACAGCTACAATATTAATCAGACTGATGTATCGATAATTGAATTGGCTAATAATCAAGTTCAGTTTACTGTCCCAAATAACGTAACGATTAAGACCATAAAAATAGTAGATATATTAGGGAAAATAATATATACTTTTAAAAGTCACAATAGTACTGAAATTGTAAATCTAGCCAACCTCAGCCAAGCACTTTACATAGCCCAAGTAGAATTAAGTAATGGACAAATTATTAGTAAGAAGGCAATTAAAAAATAG
- a CDS encoding TonB-dependent receptor plug domain-containing protein, translating to MRLTIIMKSTYLFTLLALFTITIQAQDLEQEQKLDSVLITSSRIELPFKENSRTISVISSSDIKNSAATNVADVLQQIAGVDIRRRGTAGSQADLYIRGGGFDQTLLLIDGIKMDDAQTGHHTMNAALPLEVIERIEVIKGPAARVFGQNAFTGAINIVTKNSLKNTVSVKLEAGSFGQFNAGVTVGSDLENSSHIVHIDKMTSEGYIYNTDYDNSNYFVKSVFNKKKKAIEMISTFQERKFGANGFYARASAVDQYEETQNSLIGFSTIFNTENLTIKPRLYWKRNQDEYVYLRENPTVYRNLHISNKIGAEANASYSSELGTTGFGVDLSKIYISSNNLGSRQRFMSTLFLEHQFKLFNDVVDVTPGIAVTYFSDFKFYAYPGVDVGVKINDNLKAYGNVGYTYRIPTYTDLYYSDTFTSGNENLKPEKAFSQEIGLKYTSAKLAISAAVFNRNSKDLIDFIRPNNITEVFTATNITEVTTKGFEIDAKYNFNINDYKQTFTVGYSFLEDDILDQNKDLSKYSLNTLKHHFTSRLSTKLFKNVNQNIIYKHAERTTGDSYNVWDASIDVTLKQFTLTATANNIFDAEYIETGYVPMPPSNVLFGLRYNFN from the coding sequence ATGCGATTAACTATTATTATGAAATCGACTTACTTATTTACTTTACTTGCTTTGTTTACAATAACAATACAAGCACAAGATCTAGAACAAGAACAAAAATTAGATTCTGTACTTATTACATCGTCTAGAATTGAGTTACCCTTTAAAGAAAACTCTAGAACTATTTCTGTTATTTCGTCTTCAGACATAAAAAACAGCGCAGCAACTAACGTAGCTGACGTTTTACAACAAATAGCTGGTGTAGATATTAGACGTCGTGGAACAGCTGGTAGTCAAGCTGATTTATATATAAGAGGTGGTGGTTTTGACCAAACGTTATTATTAATTGACGGGATTAAAATGGACGATGCACAAACGGGTCACCATACCATGAACGCCGCTTTACCTCTTGAGGTAATTGAACGCATAGAGGTTATAAAAGGCCCAGCTGCAAGGGTTTTTGGTCAAAATGCATTTACTGGAGCAATCAATATTGTGACAAAAAACAGTTTAAAAAATACGGTCTCTGTAAAATTGGAAGCAGGTTCATTTGGTCAATTTAATGCAGGCGTTACTGTTGGTTCGGATTTAGAAAACTCGTCACATATTGTACATATAGACAAAATGACATCAGAAGGATACATATACAATACAGACTATGATAATAGTAACTACTTTGTAAAAAGTGTTTTTAACAAAAAGAAAAAAGCTATTGAAATGATTTCAACATTTCAAGAGCGCAAATTTGGTGCTAATGGGTTTTATGCTCGCGCCAGTGCTGTGGATCAATATGAAGAAACACAAAATAGCTTGATAGGGTTTTCGACTATATTTAACACCGAAAATTTAACCATAAAACCTCGTTTATATTGGAAACGTAATCAAGATGAATATGTTTATCTAAGAGAAAACCCTACAGTATACAGAAACTTACATATTAGTAATAAAATTGGAGCAGAAGCTAATGCGTCTTATAGCTCCGAGTTAGGTACCACTGGTTTTGGTGTGGACTTATCTAAAATTTATATTAGTAGCAATAACTTAGGTAGCAGACAACGTTTTATGTCTACCTTATTTTTAGAGCACCAATTTAAGTTGTTTAATGATGTTGTAGATGTTACTCCTGGTATTGCTGTAACCTATTTTTCAGACTTTAAATTTTATGCCTATCCAGGCGTAGACGTTGGAGTCAAAATAAACGACAACTTAAAAGCTTATGGTAATGTTGGTTACACCTACCGCATACCGACGTATACAGATTTATATTACTCTGACACATTTACCTCTGGAAACGAAAACTTAAAACCAGAAAAAGCATTTTCACAAGAGATTGGCTTGAAATATACCTCAGCAAAACTTGCTATTTCAGCAGCAGTATTTAATCGTAATTCTAAAGATTTAATAGACTTTATAAGACCTAATAATATTACGGAAGTATTTACAGCTACTAATATCACAGAAGTCACAACAAAAGGATTTGAAATAGACGCAAAATACAATTTCAATATTAATGATTACAAACAAACCTTTACTGTTGGGTATAGTTTTTTAGAAGACGATATCTTAGACCAAAACAAAGATTTATCCAAATACTCTCTAAACACATTAAAGCATCATTTTACATCACGTTTAAGCACAAAACTATTTAAAAACGTAAATCAAAACATTATTTATAAACATGCTGAACGTACAACAGGAGACAGTTATAATGTTTGGGATGCTTCCATTGATGTTACTCTTAAACAATTTACATTAACAGCTACTGCTAATAATATTTTTGATGCCGAATATATAGAAACTGGCTATGTACCAATGCCTCCAAGTAATGTATTATTTGGACTGCGTTATAATTTTAACTAA
- a CDS encoding DUF6646 family protein produces MKKGLLLMALLLTVSLVSAQAFDGKGDQKLQIGANLQNNASGIALTYDYGIGENISIGVVTGYALNLSNGLSANFEDRIELEGRFNANLGSVLDISDNFDVYPGISLSLKNFGGHLGMRYFFSSGFGVFSEFGTTLAKYNSNTLTAAEKINNQFTVNIGAVFNL; encoded by the coding sequence ATGAAAAAGGGACTACTATTAATGGCATTATTACTAACTGTAAGTTTAGTAAGTGCACAAGCTTTTGATGGAAAAGGAGATCAAAAACTTCAAATTGGAGCAAATCTTCAAAACAACGCAAGTGGTATTGCATTGACTTATGACTATGGTATAGGTGAAAATATATCTATTGGTGTAGTTACAGGTTATGCTTTAAATTTAAGCAATGGCTTATCTGCTAATTTTGAAGACCGTATTGAATTAGAAGGACGTTTTAATGCTAATTTAGGTAGTGTCTTAGATATCAGTGATAATTTTGATGTATATCCTGGTATTAGCTTAAGCTTAAAAAACTTTGGTGGTCATTTAGGGATGCGTTACTTTTTCTCTAGTGGTTTCGGAGTGTTTTCTGAATTCGGTACTACTTTAGCAAAATATAACTCTAACACGTTAACTGCTGCTGAAAAGATAAATAATCAATTCACTGTAAATATTGGAGCTGTATTTAACTTATAG
- a CDS encoding regulatory protein RecX produces MFKSQESYTVEEATKKLEHYCAYQERCHKEVKQKLRDMNMIPEAADIIVVHLLEHNFLNEERFARAYARGKFRIKKWGKYRITLELKRKDIAKFNVNQALTEIDEAEYIEVFNDLAEKKVNSLKESDKYKKRKKLIDYLLYRGWESNMVYEKASELIK; encoded by the coding sequence ATGTTTAAAAGTCAAGAGTCTTACACAGTAGAAGAAGCAACTAAAAAGTTGGAACACTATTGCGCTTATCAAGAACGTTGTCATAAAGAAGTAAAGCAGAAACTAAGAGACATGAATATGATACCTGAGGCTGCAGATATTATTGTGGTTCATCTTTTGGAGCATAACTTTCTTAATGAAGAACGTTTTGCCAGAGCTTATGCTAGAGGTAAGTTCAGAATAAAAAAATGGGGCAAATACCGAATCACTTTAGAATTAAAGCGAAAGGATATTGCTAAATTTAATGTAAATCAAGCACTTACGGAAATAGATGAAGCGGAATATATTGAAGTGTTTAATGATTTAGCTGAGAAAAAGGTGAATTCTTTGAAGGAAAGTGATAAGTATAAAAAAAGAAAAAAGTTAATTGACTATTTACTATATAGAGGATGGGAAAGTAATATGGTGTATGAAAAAGCAAGCGAATTGATCAAATAA
- a CDS encoding flotillin family protein has product MNLQINPESLNLGFPVAIIAAVLFIFLFLIVLVRRYKRCPSDRILVVYGKVGGGQSAKCIHGGAAFILPVIQDYQFLDLTPISIEVNLVNALSKQNIRVNVPSRFTIGVSTEPGIMQNAAERLLGLGQSQIQELAQEIIFGQLRLVVASMDIEEINSDRDKFLTNISQSVESELKKVGLKLINVNITDIVDESGYIEALGKEAAAHAINAARKSVAEKTRDGSIGEANAVQDERTQVAAANAQAVEGENTAKIAVANSDSLRRQREAEAGRVAVASEKVQTAKALEESYAAEQIAESARAERERSSQMADIIVPAEIDKRKVEIDAEARAENIRRIAKGEADAILFKAQAEAQGQFEILTKQAAGMEQIVKAAGNNSKDAVLLLIADKLPELVKTQAEAIKNIKIDKVTVWENGGSGADGKSSTANFLSGMYKSVPPLQDMFNMAGMDLPEYLKGKDKTPIESAKIDDSKTE; this is encoded by the coding sequence ATGAACCTACAAATCAACCCAGAGTCCTTAAATTTAGGATTCCCAGTAGCTATTATTGCTGCTGTGCTATTTATTTTCTTATTCTTAATTGTCTTAGTTAGACGTTACAAACGTTGTCCTTCCGACCGTATACTAGTCGTTTATGGTAAAGTTGGTGGCGGACAATCTGCTAAATGCATTCATGGTGGCGCTGCTTTTATTTTACCGGTAATACAAGATTATCAGTTTTTAGATTTAACTCCAATATCTATTGAAGTAAATTTAGTTAATGCCTTATCAAAGCAAAACATTCGTGTTAACGTACCGTCTCGTTTTACTATTGGAGTGTCTACAGAACCAGGTATTATGCAAAATGCTGCCGAGCGTTTATTAGGCTTAGGACAAAGTCAAATCCAAGAATTAGCACAAGAAATTATCTTTGGTCAGTTACGTTTAGTCGTAGCGTCAATGGATATTGAAGAAATTAACAGTGATAGAGATAAGTTTTTAACTAATATCTCTCAAAGTGTTGAATCAGAATTAAAGAAAGTAGGTCTTAAACTAATTAACGTAAACATTACAGATATTGTTGACGAGTCTGGTTATATCGAGGCATTAGGTAAAGAGGCTGCAGCGCATGCTATTAACGCCGCTCGTAAATCTGTTGCAGAGAAAACTAGAGATGGATCTATTGGTGAAGCTAACGCTGTCCAAGATGAACGTACACAAGTTGCTGCTGCAAATGCACAAGCAGTAGAAGGAGAAAACACAGCTAAAATTGCAGTGGCTAATTCAGATTCTTTACGTCGTCAACGTGAAGCGGAAGCTGGACGTGTTGCTGTTGCTTCAGAAAAAGTACAAACTGCAAAAGCATTAGAAGAGTCTTATGCTGCAGAACAAATAGCAGAATCTGCAAGAGCAGAACGTGAACGTTCTTCTCAAATGGCCGACATTATTGTACCAGCAGAAATTGATAAACGTAAAGTCGAAATTGATGCAGAAGCACGTGCCGAAAACATTAGAAGAATTGCAAAAGGGGAAGCCGATGCCATCTTGTTTAAAGCGCAAGCCGAAGCGCAAGGTCAGTTTGAAATTTTAACTAAGCAAGCAGCTGGTATGGAGCAAATTGTTAAAGCAGCAGGAAATAACTCTAAAGATGCGGTATTATTGTTAATTGCCGATAAACTTCCTGAGCTAGTTAAAACTCAAGCTGAAGCTATTAAAAATATTAAAATAGATAAAGTTACCGTTTGGGAAAATGGTGGAAGTGGTGCTGACGGGAAGTCGTCAACTGCTAACTTCTTATCAGGAATGTATAAATCAGTTCCACCTTTACAAGACATGTTTAATATGGCTGGTATGGATTTACCTGAGTATTTAAAAGGTAAGGACAAAACACCTATTGAATCTGCTAAAATAGATGATAGTAAAACTGAATAA
- a CDS encoding helix-turn-helix domain-containing protein, whose product MSITVNLDVMLAKRKMKSKDLAEVIGITTANLSILKSGKAKAVRFSTLEAICKALDCQPADILEYTAD is encoded by the coding sequence ATGTCCATAACAGTAAATTTAGACGTCATGTTGGCCAAGCGCAAGATGAAAAGTAAAGACCTAGCTGAAGTTATAGGTATTACAACCGCTAATTTATCTATCCTTAAATCAGGAAAAGCTAAAGCAGTTCGGTTTTCTACTTTGGAAGCTATTTGTAAAGCATTAGATTGTCAACCAGCAGATATTTTAGAATATACAGCGGATTAA
- a CDS encoding cupin-like domain-containing protein, giving the protein MSLNLKDIPRVKTITKQDFIKNYLKPQKPVVIEGFITDWPAYTKWNLEYIKTIAGDKIVPLYDDRPVDHKDGFNEPHTKMKMSDYVDLLKREPTKFRIFLWNILKEVPQLQKDFTFPDFGLRLMKRLPMLFFGGRDSYTFMHYDIDLANIFHFHFEGEKQIILFDQNQNDYLYKVPHALIAREDIDFSNPDFTKWPALKKAKGWQCHLNHGEVLYMPEGYWHYMKYITPGFSMSLRAIARQPKNLGKAVYNVFIMRNFDNLMRRIKGQKWIDWKNQKAITDTNNKLKDN; this is encoded by the coding sequence TTGAGCTTAAACCTTAAAGACATACCAAGAGTTAAAACCATAACTAAGCAGGATTTTATTAAAAACTATCTTAAGCCTCAAAAACCAGTAGTTATAGAGGGATTTATTACAGATTGGCCTGCCTATACTAAGTGGAATTTAGAATACATAAAGACGATCGCTGGAGACAAAATAGTCCCTTTGTATGATGACAGACCCGTTGATCATAAAGACGGATTTAATGAACCTCATACTAAAATGAAAATGAGTGACTATGTAGATTTACTGAAACGTGAGCCTACAAAGTTTAGAATATTTCTTTGGAATATTTTAAAAGAAGTCCCTCAGCTTCAAAAGGATTTTACCTTTCCTGATTTTGGACTGCGTTTAATGAAGAGGCTTCCCATGCTATTTTTTGGTGGTCGGGATAGTTATACCTTTATGCATTATGACATAGATTTAGCCAATATATTCCACTTCCATTTTGAAGGCGAAAAACAAATTATTTTATTTGACCAAAATCAAAACGATTATCTATATAAAGTCCCGCATGCTTTAATAGCTAGAGAAGACATAGACTTTTCAAACCCTGATTTTACTAAGTGGCCAGCGTTAAAAAAGGCTAAAGGTTGGCAGTGTCATTTAAATCATGGAGAAGTATTGTATATGCCAGAAGGCTATTGGCATTACATGAAATATATCACTCCTGGTTTCTCTATGAGCCTAAGGGCCATAGCAAGACAACCAAAAAATTTAGGAAAAGCCGTATACAATGTCTTTATAATGCGTAATTTTGACAACTTAATGCGTCGGATTAAAGGGCAAAAATGGATTGATTGGAAAAATCAAAAAGCCATTACCGACACAAACAATAAATTAAAAGATAATTAA